The genomic segment TCTCAGAAATATGGATGAGCCCTTCAACCCCGTCATCAAGCGAAACAAAAGCGCCGTAATCGGTAAGACTGACCACTTTCCCATGAACACGGGAACCGACCACAAATTTTTCTTCTACATTCTGCCAAGGATCTGGTTGAAGTTGTTTTAAACCGAGCGATACTTTCTGACCTTCGCGATCAAACTTCAAGATAACAACACGAATTTCATCTCCGACTTTATACACGTCTGAAGGGTGATTAATTCTTCCCCACGACATATCGGTAATATGAAGCAAGCCATCAATGCCGCCAAGATCGATAAACAGACCGTAATCCGTGACGTTTTTCACAATACCATTAAAAATTTGTCCCTCAGAAAGATTTTCAAGGGTCGATTGTTTCAGCGCGGCACGTTCTTTTTCGAGAATGGCTTTACGCGAAAGAACCACGTTGCCACGACGTTTATTGAGCTTAATGATTTTAAAGAGATATTTCTGACCAAGATATTGATCCAAATTTTTCATCGGACGAAGATCAATTTGTGAACCGGGAAGAAAAGCGCGGACACCAATATCAACGGAAAGCCCACCCTTTACTTTCGCGACCACAGTTCCTTGAATATCGCCGTTTTCTGCTTCGATTTTCTCCAGAAGATCCCACGTGCGCATCCCAACGGCACGTTCTTTAGAAAGTGCTAGGTTCCCCTGATCATCTTCAACAGCTTCAATAAAAACTTCTATGATTTCGCCAATGGGAGCGGTTATTTCTCCACGAATACTCGTAAATTCATGAATCGGAACTTGTCCTTCGGATTTAAAGCCGATGTCCACCATGACAAAATCACGAGTGGTGCCAACAATCTTTCCTTTGACGATTTCTCCCTCTTTGAGAGAGACTTGCTTCATGCTCTCTTCAAAAAGTTGTGCAAACTCCGAGTTTTGTTGTTGCTCTGTCGGTTGAATACGAACGGGACTCATTGCGGCGCTTCCTCCATCCTTTTTGAGATTAGCTGAAAAGACCCAGCTGAAAAGGTGGCGCGACCTTAGTGAGGAACATTTTTTTTGTCAAAGTAAATGTTTGAAAAAATAAGAGGTTAGACCTTTTCTTTGACGCGATATCCAATACCACGAATGGTCTCAACATAATCAGCGGCTACTTCTAATTTCTTTCGCAATCTTTTAATATGCGTATCGACTGTTCGCGTCGTCAGCGCAGCTTCGTAACCCCACACATGATCCAGAAGTTGCTCTCGTGTTGCAACTCGCCCTTTGGTCGTCAAAAGATACTGAAGGAGTTTAAATTCAATCGAGGTCAGCCGAATTTCTTTATTTATAACCATCACCTGAAACTTTGAAGGATCAAGTGTAATTGATCCAAATTTATGAATTTTTTCTGAACTTAATTGCTGTGGTTCTCCTCGTCTTAAGATCGCTTTCACGCGAAGAGTAAGCTCGCGCGGACTAAAGGGTTTCGTCATATAGTCATCAGCCCCGACTTCAAATCCGACTATACGATCGACCTCTTCTCCTTTTGCCGTCAACATGATCACGGGAATATACTTGGTCGTTTCTGTTGTTTTTAATTCCCTGCAGACTTCAAGGCCTCCCATGTCCGGAAGCATGAGATCGAGAATAATAAGGTGAGGTGTCTGTTTTCGAGCAATCTTTAATCCTTGAGTGCCATTCTCTGAAACAAGGACATCGAATCGGTTTTGCTTGAGGTGATGTTCAATGAGCTCTGCAATATCGTGATCGTCTTCGATAACCAAAATAGTTTCCATGAGCGGGAGACGGGATTTGAACCCGCGACATTCACGTTGGCAACGTGACACTCTACCACTGAGCTACTCCCGCAATCTGTCAGTTCATCATAAGCTTCGTATAACTTCGTTTGTTTCGTCAACGCTCCTTGCGGCGTACATTCGAGTACACCTCAGTCGGTCTCCTCAACATGCCTCGTTATTCTCGCTTCTCATGAACTTCTCACAAGTAAAAAATGCTTCTCTAGCAACACTATAAATTTGTCAACCGAGCTTCTGCTTACGAAGGCCTTGAAAAAATTCCCAGGCATAATGGATACCGCTCGCGACTGAAAGAATGAAGCCGGGAATAAGCATCAGCCATGCAAGAAGCCGCCACTGAATACCAAAAAAAGGATAATGAAGTAACAATCCAACGGTCGCACAACTGATAAATGCCGACTTATATTTTCCAGCGCTTGATGCGGCGATAATAATGCCTCTATCCACCGCCACTCCTCGAAGCGCTGTCACCACCATTTCGCGTGAAAGAAAAACAATCACAATCCATCCGGGAATACGATGAAGTTCCACCATCATAATCATCGCTGTCAAAAATAAAAGCTTATCGGCAAGAGGATCTAAAAATTTTCCAAACGTACTGATCTGTCCGTAACGTCGAGCATAGTAACCATCCACACAATCCGAAGCCATCGCCACCGCGACAATAAGCGCGGATATAAAAGAGAGAAATTGATTGTGAATCAAAGAAGCCTTGCTGCTCACATCATCGTTCAAAAGCGTCATGACCGTCACGAGCACCGGAACTATGGCGATACGTGCAATCGTAATAATGTTTGGAACATTTAAAACAGATCCACTCATGCGGCGTGTGTAAATGGATATTGTGTCGTTGTCAAAACGATTGTAGAACTCCTCCCATGCAACAGACCTACGATCATCTCGTTATCGGAAGTGGCATCGCTGGACTGACTTATGCTCTCATTGCTGCAGAACAGGGAAACGTTGCGGTGATTGCAAAGCGAGGCGCAGACACCACAACAACACGACAAGCGCAAGGCGGCATTGCTGCTGTTTTTGACCCCCATGATTCTTTGGAAAATCACGTGCAAGACACGCTTCGTGCTGGAGGTGGACTCTGTCATGAAGAGGTCGTGCGAGAGGTCGTGAAAGAAGCACGGCAGGGAATTGAAAAACTTGTCGAATGGGGAGTACGATTTTCAGAAATTTCGAAAGGAAATTTTCATCTGACGCGGGAAGGTGGACATAGTTATCCCCGTATTCTTCACACCGATGATGCCAGTGGAAAAGAAATTCAACGCGCTCTTCTCGAAAGAGCAAAAACTCATCCGCGCATCTCCTTTTTTGAACATCATGCGGCAATTGATTTGATGACCACGACAAAATTAAAAATTGCCGGAACGCCACGCTGCCTTGGCGCTTATATTTTGAATATTGAAACTGATGAGGTCGATGTTTTTCAAGCAGCAACGACCATTCTTGCGACCGGCGGGGCTGGAAAAGTTTATCTCTACACGTCGAACCCCGATATCTCCTCTGGCGACGGCATTGCCATGGCCTATCGTGCAGGAGCAAGTGTTGCAAATTTGGAGTTCATCCAATTTCATCCGACCTGTCTCTACCATCCCTTTGCAAAATCCTTTTTGATCTCAGAAGCCGTGCGCGGCGAAGGTGGAAAACTTCGACTCAAATCAGGCGAGCAGTTTATGAAACGCTATGATGATCGCGCAGAACTCGCCACACGCGACATTGTCGCTCGAGCGATCGATGCAGAGCTCAAAAAAACAGGCGATGATTATGTGCTTCTCGATATTTCGCATAAACCGGCAGATTGGATTCGCGAACGGTTTCCCATGCTCTCGGAAAAATGTCGCGCATTTGGAATCGATATGACAAAAGAACCAATTCCTGTTGTTCCTGCTGCGCACTATTTTTGCGGTGGCGTGCTTACGGATCAATATGGAAAGACAACGCTTCAACATCTCTTTGCCTGTGGAGAAGTCGCCTGCACTGGACTTCATGGAGCAAATCGACTCGCATCAAACGGACTTCTCGAAGGAATGGTCTTTGGCGCGCGCGCTGCGAAACACGCGTGTGAGAACATGCGTAGGGGTCCACAACCGTGTGTCCCTACAATTCCACCATGGGATACAACAGGAACAAATGATAGTGATGAAGAGGTCGTCATCTCACAAAACTGGGATGAAATTCGACGCCTCATGTGGAACTATGTCGGCATCGTACGATCTGACAAGCGTCTCCTCCGCGCAAAACGTCGCATCGATATTTTGCAAGAAGAGATTCGGGACTATTATTGGAATTTTACGATCACGAACAATCTTATTGAACTTCGCAATCTCGCACTTGTGGCTGATCTTATTATCCAAAGCGCTCTCGCTCGCAAAGAGAGCCGCGGCCTTCATTATAATATCGATTATCCAGCAAAGAATGATGACTTCAAAAAAGATACGATTTTACGGATGTCGCCATTGCAAAGTTGACTCCCCCACCACACTCCACAACATAATTTTTACTTTTTCGTTCATCTGACCTTTGGGGAAAATAACGCGATAGACATTGGACCAACGGTTGACATGCGGATAAAGTTTTTTCTGATAAGGACTGACAGGAAATTCTGCGACTTCAAGAGGACTCAACTTCTGACCTTCGTCCGTTTCTAAAACAATATGCCAAAAAGTTTCGGCATCTGATGAAAAATGTTCGTAATCTTTGCGCGAATAAAGACTGACAATAACTTCAGTCTCTTCTTGCTGCTTGGTTTCCTCTTCTGCAAAATAGCGTGCTGCTTCAAGAGGCGAGAGTTTTAACAATCGAATATGCTCTTTGGCACGAGCACGACGATAATGATCAGTTACAAATGTTGCATCCCAAATAAGTTTTGCTTCAAAATTATCCACGCTATAAAGGCGACCCGTTTTGGTTGCCTTGCGAAGCTCAGAGCGATAAGACGCAGCAGCTTCAGCTGACAAGGAAATAAATGCAACGATAACAAATAAGAAATGGACGATAGCCCTCATGGGAGTTCCTCTCGTAATTGTTCCAGCAATTTTTTCTGTTTCCCACTCAACTTTTTCGGTGTTGTCACACGAAAGATCACAATATGATCTCCTTTACCATGACCATTCACACTTTGAAATCCTTCTTTTGGAATACGAACTTCATCCCCTGTTTCAGTGCCGGGAGAAATGGAAATTGTTTTTTCTCCTTCAAGTGTTTTGACTTTCACTTCTCCCCCTAAAGCTGCCAGAGGAAATGAAATAGAAAGCTCGCCATAAATATCGTTTCCTTTGCGTTTGAAAAATTGATCCGTCCGCACATGCACGAGCACATAGAGATCACCTGAAGGACCACCGCTGACTCCCGCTTCTCCTTCACCTCGAAGCACGAGACGCATTCCGTCTTCGATACCAGGTGGAATTTTTACATTTAATTTTTTCTTTTTTCGAACACGGCCTGCTCCGCGACATTCATCGCATGGTTTTTCAATGCGACTCCCTGCGCCACGACAATGAGGACATGTGGTTTGAAGAACAAAAAAACCTTGTCGTTGCGTTATCTGTCCACTCCCACCACAGGCGATACAGGGAAGGCGGTTCGTTCCAGGGGCTGCGCCATTTCCTTCACAAACATCGCATAGGACTTGATTGGTAAAAGTAATTTCACGTTCTGTTCCCCGAGCTGATTCGTGAAATGAAATGGTAATTTCTTGCTGAAGATCGCTTCCTTGCTGTGCAGAGCTTCTTCCGCGTGAACGAGGACCAAAACCGCCAAAAAATTCTTCAAAGAGATCGCCAAAAGAAGAAAAAACATCGTCCACACCTGAAAATCCTTGAAAGCCGGCACCATGAAGTCCTTGATGACCAAACTGATCGTAAAGTTGACGCTTATGCGCATCCGATAAAACTTCGTAAGCTTCTGAAGCCTCTTTAAATCGGTCCTCAGCTTTGTGATCATCTCGATTGCGATCTGGATGATATTGAAGGGCCAGTTGACGATAGGCTTTTTTGATCTGAATCGCGTCTGCAGTACGCGAAACCCCTAAAATTTCATAGTAATCCCGTTTTGTCATTGTCCTCAAATGAATGGTATGCTGAGGAAAGTCAAGGAGTTAGACATAAGCATTGACTCTTGGAAGATGAATCCTCATATAAGCCCTCGTCAATACTTAAGAATATTTATCATCAGGAGGATGACATGGGGAAAATGATCGGGATCGATTTAGGAACCACAAATTCAGTTGTTGCGGTGATGGAAGGTGGCGATCCCAAAATCATCACCAACGAAGAGGGAAGTCGTATCACTCCTTCAGTGGTTGCCTTTAAAAACAGCGATATTTTAGTCGGTCAAGTCGCCAAACGACAGGCCATTACCAATCCTGAGCGAACCATTTACTCTATTAAGCGTTTCATGGGACGAAAGAGAAAAGAAGTTGATGAAGAAATAAAAATGGTTCCGTACAAAGTAGCGGAAGCTCCCAATGGTGATGCTGTTGTGGACATTGATGGAAAAACTTTTTCTCCTCCTGAAATTTCGGCTCATATTTTGCGCAAACTCAAAAAAGCTGCTGAAGCTTATCTGGGGGAAACCGTGACGGAAGCGGTCATTACGGTTCCCGCCTATTTTAATGATAGTCAGCGACAGGCAACCAAAGATGCTGGAAAAATTGCAGGTCTCGATGTCAAACGCATTGTCAATGAACCGACTGCTGCAGCGCTTGCCTACGGTCTTGATAAGAAAAAGGATGAACTCATTGCTGTCTTCGATTTCGGTGGAGGAACATTTGATATTTCCGTTCTCGAAGTCGGAGAGAATGTCGTTGAAGTCGTTTCAACAAACGGCGACACACATCTTGGCGGAGACAATATCGATCAGCGATTGATGGAATATCTTATCAGTGAGTTCAAAAAAGATCAGGGCATTGATGTCAGCAAAGACAAGATGGTGTTACAACGTTTGAAAGAGGCTGCAGAAAAAGCAAAGATCGAACTCTCTTCGGTGATGGAGACCGAGGTCAACCTCCCCTTCTTGACTGCTGATGCTTCAGGCCCAAAGCACATGACCTTGAAACTCACACGCGCGAAATTCGAAGCGCTTGTTGATGATTTGCTTCAGAAAACTCTCGAACCCTGCAAGAAAGCTTTGCACGATGCTGGGAAGAAACCATCCGACATCGACGAAGTCGTTCTCGTGGGTGGTTCAACGCGTATTCCGAAAATTCAAGAGCTCGTCAAAAATCTTTTCGGCAAAGAACCACACAAGGGAGTGAATCCTGATGAAGTCGTGGCCGCTGGCGCTGCAGTTCAGGCCGGTGTGCTTTCAGGTGATGTGAAAGACATGCTTCTCCTTGACGTGACACCACTCTCACTCGGCATCGAAACCCTGGGTGGTGTGATGACAAAACTCATTGAACGCAACACCACGATTCCGACGAAAAAGAGTCAGGTCTTTTCAACGGCTGCGGATAATCAAACCACCGTCGACGTGCATGTCCTCCAAGGTGAGCGCGAGATGTCTGCGGACAATCGAACTCTCGGACGATTTCATCTCGATGGAATTCCGTCTGCACCGCGCGGTGTTCCTCAAGTTGAAGTCACGTTTGATATTGATGCAAACGGCATTGCACATGTTTCCGCGAAAGATCTGGCAACGAGCAAAGAACAAAAGATTACGATCACGGCATCGTCTGGTCTCCCAAAGGATGAAGTCGAGCGATTAGTGAAGGAAGCCAAAGGACACGAAGCTGAAGACAAGAAGCGACGTGAAGAGATTGAAGTCAAAAATCAAACTGATGCTCTTATTTATAATACCGAAAAAACTCTCAATGAACATAAGAGCAAGCTGAATCCTGATGACGTGAAGCGTGTGGAAGAGGCGCTCCAAGCAGCGAAAGATGCGGTGAGCAAAAACGATGCAGCTGCCATGAAATCGAGCATGGAACAGTTAACCCAAGCCTCGCACAAATTAGCAGAAGAAATGTACAAAGCTTCTTCTGCTCAACAGCAACAACAAGGAAACGGCACTGCTCAGCCAGGGAGTGAAAATGCCGAAACGGCGCAGCCGAAGAAAG from the Deltaproteobacteria bacterium RIFCSPHIGHO2_02_FULL_44_16 genome contains:
- a CDS encoding 30S ribosomal protein S1 codes for the protein MSPVRIQPTEQQQNSEFAQLFEESMKQVSLKEGEIVKGKIVGTTRDFVMVDIGFKSEGQVPIHEFTSIRGEITAPIGEIIEVFIEAVEDDQGNLALSKERAVGMRTWDLLEKIEAENGDIQGTVVAKVKGGLSVDIGVRAFLPGSQIDLRPMKNLDQYLGQKYLFKIIKLNKRRGNVVLSRKAILEKERAALKQSTLENLSEGQIFNGIVKNVTDYGLFIDLGGIDGLLHITDMSWGRINHPSDVYKVGDEIRVVILKFDREGQKVSLGLKQLQPDPWQNVEEKFVVGSRVHGKVVSLTDYGAFVSLDDGVEGLIHISEMSWSKKIKHPSKILHPNEEVDAVVLDVDTEAKRISLGLKQILPNPWQEIEKKYSIGNKVKGTVRNIADFGIFVDVGEEIDGLIHISDLTWVQNFAHPSEVFKKGDEVEAIVMQIDADNERFSLGLKQLLDDPWDHINSRFHEGTDAEGKVVAVNSAGVVVELQKGVEGLIPKAVDSKLNVGDQIKVQVEKTVQQDRQFYLTIPGKKSGAHTNDDTVPEGAVNE
- a CDS encoding DNA-binding response regulator; the protein is METILVIEDDHDIAELIEHHLKQNRFDVLVSENGTQGLKIARKQTPHLIILDLMLPDMGGLEVCRELKTTETTKYIPVIMLTAKGEEVDRIVGFEVGADDYMTKPFSPRELTLRVKAILRRGEPQQLSSEKIHKFGSITLDPSKFQVMVINKEIRLTSIEFKLLQYLLTTKGRVATREQLLDHVWGYEAALTTRTVDTHIKRLRKKLEVAADYVETIRGIGYRVKEKV
- a CDS encoding CDP-diacylglycerol--glycerol-3-phosphate 3-phosphatidyltransferase, whose amino-acid sequence is MSGSVLNVPNIITIARIAIVPVLVTVMTLLNDDVSSKASLIHNQFLSFISALIVAVAMASDCVDGYYARRYGQISTFGKFLDPLADKLLFLTAMIMMVELHRIPGWIVIVFLSREMVVTALRGVAVDRGIIIAASSAGKYKSAFISCATVGLLLHYPFFGIQWRLLAWLMLIPGFILSVASGIHYAWEFFQGLRKQKLG
- a CDS encoding L-aspartate oxidase, with the translated sequence MQQTYDHLVIGSGIAGLTYALIAAEQGNVAVIAKRGADTTTTRQAQGGIAAVFDPHDSLENHVQDTLRAGGGLCHEEVVREVVKEARQGIEKLVEWGVRFSEISKGNFHLTREGGHSYPRILHTDDASGKEIQRALLERAKTHPRISFFEHHAAIDLMTTTKLKIAGTPRCLGAYILNIETDEVDVFQAATTILATGGAGKVYLYTSNPDISSGDGIAMAYRAGASVANLEFIQFHPTCLYHPFAKSFLISEAVRGEGGKLRLKSGEQFMKRYDDRAELATRDIVARAIDAELKKTGDDYVLLDISHKPADWIRERFPMLSEKCRAFGIDMTKEPIPVVPAAHYFCGGVLTDQYGKTTLQHLFACGEVACTGLHGANRLASNGLLEGMVFGARAAKHACENMRRGPQPCVPTIPPWDTTGTNDSDEEVVISQNWDEIRRLMWNYVGIVRSDKRLLRAKRRIDILQEEIRDYYWNFTITNNLIELRNLALVADLIIQSALARKESRGLHYNIDYPAKNDDFKKDTILRMSPLQS
- a CDS encoding molecular chaperone DnaJ; translation: MTKRDYYEILGVSRTADAIQIKKAYRQLALQYHPDRNRDDHKAEDRFKEASEAYEVLSDAHKRQLYDQFGHQGLHGAGFQGFSGVDDVFSSFGDLFEEFFGGFGPRSRGRSSAQQGSDLQQEITISFHESARGTEREITFTNQVLCDVCEGNGAAPGTNRLPCIACGGSGQITQRQGFFVLQTTCPHCRGAGSRIEKPCDECRGAGRVRKKKKLNVKIPPGIEDGMRLVLRGEGEAGVSGGPSGDLYVLVHVRTDQFFKRKGNDIYGELSISFPLAALGGEVKVKTLEGEKTISISPGTETGDEVRIPKEGFQSVNGHGKGDHIVIFRVTTPKKLSGKQKKLLEQLREELP
- a CDS encoding molecular chaperone DnaK, which translates into the protein MGKMIGIDLGTTNSVVAVMEGGDPKIITNEEGSRITPSVVAFKNSDILVGQVAKRQAITNPERTIYSIKRFMGRKRKEVDEEIKMVPYKVAEAPNGDAVVDIDGKTFSPPEISAHILRKLKKAAEAYLGETVTEAVITVPAYFNDSQRQATKDAGKIAGLDVKRIVNEPTAAALAYGLDKKKDELIAVFDFGGGTFDISVLEVGENVVEVVSTNGDTHLGGDNIDQRLMEYLISEFKKDQGIDVSKDKMVLQRLKEAAEKAKIELSSVMETEVNLPFLTADASGPKHMTLKLTRAKFEALVDDLLQKTLEPCKKALHDAGKKPSDIDEVVLVGGSTRIPKIQELVKNLFGKEPHKGVNPDEVVAAGAAVQAGVLSGDVKDMLLLDVTPLSLGIETLGGVMTKLIERNTTIPTKKSQVFSTAADNQTTVDVHVLQGEREMSADNRTLGRFHLDGIPSAPRGVPQVEVTFDIDANGIAHVSAKDLATSKEQKITITASSGLPKDEVERLVKEAKGHEAEDKKRREEIEVKNQTDALIYNTEKTLNEHKSKLNPDDVKRVEEALQAAKDAVSKNDAAAMKSSMEQLTQASHKLAEEMYKASSAQQQQQGNGTAQPGSENAETAQPKKDDNVVDAEFEETK